A stretch of Apodemus sylvaticus chromosome 18, mApoSyl1.1, whole genome shotgun sequence DNA encodes these proteins:
- the Sugp2 gene encoding SURP and G-patch domain-containing protein 2 isoform X1: MAARRMAQDSLDSVLQEKSKRYGDSEAVGEALHLKAQDLLRTGSRARADVYEDIHGDSRYSASGSGVYSLDLGREGLRGDMFVGPSFRSSNQSVGEDSYLRKECGRDLEPAHTDSRDQSFGHRNLGHFPSQDWKLALRGSWEHDLGHSVSQESSWSQEYGFGPSLLGDLASSRRMEKESRDYDLDHPGEVDSVSRSSGQVLARGRSLNVADQEGTLLGKGDTQGLLGAKGVGKLITLKSMNTKKIPVVSRITSKPQGTNQIQKATPSPDVTVGTSPMLDEIQFAALKIPLGLDLRTLGFPRRKIGFDAIDKADVFSRFGIEIIKWAGFHTVKDDLKFSQLFQTLFELETETCAKMLASFKCSLKPEHRDFCFFTIKFLKHSALKTPRVDNEFLNMLLDKGAVKTKNCFFEIIKPFDKYIMRLQDRLLKGVTPLLMACNAYELSVKMKTLTSPLDLAVALETTNSLCRKSLALLGQTFSLASSFRQEKILEAVGLQDIAPSPAYFPNFEDSTLFGREYIDHLKAWLMASGYPLHVKRAVPPEPREQKTTAQTWTASTLSQAVPQRADHRVVDTIDQLVMRVIQGRLSPRERTLLLQDPAYWFLSDESSLEYKYYKLKLAESQRLNHSWPIVERRPTPAQCAVRAMLYAQAVRSLKRRLLPWQRRRLLRSQGPRGLKAKKATTAQQTSLSSGTRQKHHGRLASGSLRVKPPPRDSSDAAQDCLPEPAKPCPQPSSPGALGPSPRPTTGDDSEALPASSRCPSTNMDAKTMETAEKLARFVAQVGPEIEQFSIENSTDNPDLWFLHDQSSSAFKFYREKVLELCPSISFQSTAEGGDSVQSPTSGKEGKGEPREGHPEQEAALEDPEVLPEEDEEDEESEDEGGEETCTLRPQAGPAKCPGSEGSSPTDSIPGEGSREDQAGTPGLAQASSGSCFPRKRISSKSLKVGMIPAPKRVCLIQESKVHEPVRIAYDRPRGRPIAKKKKPKDLEFSQQKLTDKNVGFQMLQKMGWKEGHGLGSLGKGIREPVSVGTLSEGEGLGAEGPEQKEDTFDVFRQRMMQMYRHKRASK, translated from the exons ATGGCAGCAAGGCGGATGGCGCAGGACTCTTTGGACAGTGTATTACAGGAGAAATCTAAACGGTATGGGGATTCCGAGGCTGTTGGTGAAGCTCTTCATCTTAAAGCTCAAG ATCTCTTAAGGACAGGCTCAAGAGCCAGAGCAGATGTCTATGAGGACATTCATGGTGATAGCAGGTACTCAGCCAGTGGATCTGGAGTGTACTCACTAGACTTGGGAAGAGAGGGTCTGAGAGGTGACATGTTTGTGGGACCCTCCTTCAGATCTAGCAACCAATCGGTTGGCGAGGACAGCTATCTTCGCAAAGAATGTGGCCGGGATCTGGAACCAGCCCATACTGACTCCCGGGACCAGAGTTTTGGCCACCGGAATTTGGGACATTTTCCTTCTCAGGACTGGAAGCTTGCGCTCCGTGGTTCTTGGGAACACGACTTGGGCCATTCAGTTTCTCAAGAATCATCCTGGTCACAGGAATATGGTTTTGGTCCCTCATTGTTAGGAGACTTGGCCTCCTCCAGGCGGATGGAGAAGGAAAGTCGGGATTATGACCTGGACCATCCTGGGGAGGTGGACTCTGTGTCTAGAAGCAGCGGGCAAGTCCTGGCCAGAGGCCGGTCTCTAAACGTGGCTGACCAGGAAGGCACTCTACTAGGAAAGGGGGACACTCAGGGCCTGCTTGGAGCAAAGGGTGTTGGGAAGCTTATCACACTGAAAAGcatgaacacaaagaaaataccTGTTGTCAGTCGTATTACTTCTAAACCTCAGGGTACTAACCAAATCCAGAAAGCCACCCCAAGTCCTGATGTGACCGTTGGGACAAGTCCAATGCTGGATGAAATCCAGTTCGCTGCTCTGAAGATTCCCTTGGGGCTGGACCTTAGAACCCTCGGCTTCCCCAGAAGGAAGATAGGTTTTGATGCCATAGACAAGGCAGATGTGTTCTCACGGTTTGGCATAGAGATCATCAAGTGGGCAGGGTTCCACACTGTCAAGGATGACCTCAAGTTCTCCCAGCTCTTCCAGACTCTGTTTGAACTGGAAACCGAGACCTGTGCCAAGATGCTGGCCTCCTTCAAATGCTCCTTGAAGCCGGAGCATAGAGATTTCTGCTTTTTTACCATCAAGTTTCTAAAGCACTCTGCTCTGAAAACGCCCCGAGTTGATAATGAGTTTTTAAACATGCTTTTAGATAAAGGTGCTGTGAAGACCAAAAACTGCTTTTTTGAGATCATCAAGCCCTTCGACAAGTACATCATGCGGCTCCAGGACCGGCTGCTGAAGGGCGTTACGCCTTTACTCATGGCCTGTAATGCCTACGAGCTCAGTGTCAAGATGAAGACCCTCACTAGCCCACTGGACCTGGCTGTGGCCCTGGAGACCACCAACTCTCTTTGCAGGAAGTCCCTGGCACTCTTAGGCCAGACCTTCTCCTTGGCTTCTTCCTTCCGGCAGGAGAAGATCCTAGAGGCTGTGGGCCTCCAAGACATTGCCCCATCTCCGGCTTACTTCCCAAATTTTGAGGACTCCACTTTGTTCGGAAGGGAGTACATAGACCATCTGAAGGCCTGGCTCATGGCCAGCGGCTATCCCCTCCATGTCAAGAGGGCTGTGCCCCCAGAGCCCCGAGAGCAGAAAACCACAGCTCAGACCTGGACTGCAAGTACTCTGAGCCAAG CAGTTCCCCAGCGGGCGGACCACAGGGTGGTGGACACCATTGACCAGCTTGTCATGCGTGTCATCCAAGGAAGGCTGTCTCCCAGAGAGAGGACACTTCTCCTGCAGGACCCTGCTTACTG GTTTCTGTCTGATGAGAGCAGCCTGGAGTATAAGTACTACAAGCTGAAGTTGGCAGAGTCACAGCGACTGAACCACAGCTGGCCCATCGTGGAGCGGAGGCCAACGCCAGCACAGTGTGCAGTGCGTGCCATGCTCTATGCACAAGCTGTGCGAAGCCTCAAGCGCAGACTCCTCCCATGGCAGCGCAGGCGGCTGCTTCGTTCCCAGGGTCCTCGAGGCCTAAAGGCCAAgaaagccaccactgcccagcagacatCCCTGTCCTCAGGTACTCGGCAGAAACACCATGGCCGCCTGGCTTCTGGCTCCTTGAGGGTGAAGCCACCACCACGGGATTCCAGTGATGCTGCCCAGGACTGCCTACCAGAGCCTGCCAAACCCTGTCCTCAGCCCTCCAGCCCTGGAGCCTTGGGCCCATCTCCTCGGCCAACAACAGGGGATGACTCGGAAGCCCTGCCAGCCTCTTCTCGATGCCCCTCTACTAACA TGGATGCAAAGACCATGGAGACTGCTGAGAAGCTGGCCAGATTTGTGGCTCAGGTCGGCCCTGAGATCGAGCAGTTCAGCATAGAGAACAGCACTGACAACCCTGACCTGTG GTTCCTGCACGACCAGAGCAGCTCAGCTTTCAAGTTCTACCGGGAGAAGGTGCTGGAACTGTGCCCATCCATCTCCTTCCAGTCCACTGCTGAGGGAGGGGACTCAGTACAGAGCCCCACCTCCGGCAAGGAGGGTAAGGGTGAGCCACGTGAGGGGCACCCTGAGCAGGAGGCTGCACTGGAGGACCCCGAGGTGCTGCctgaggaggacgaggaagatGAGGAGAGCGAGGATGAGGGCGGAGAGGAGACCTGCACTCTCAGGCCACAGGCAGGACCTGCCAAGTGCCCAGGCTCTGAGGGCAGTTCCCCCACAGACAGCATCCCAGGAGAGGGGTCCAGGGAGGACCAGGCCGGCACCCCTGGCCTGGCACAGGCCTCCTCTGGCAGTTGCTTCCCCAGGAAGAGAATCAGCAGCAAGTCGCTGAAAGTTGGCATGATCCCTGCCCCAAAGAGGGTGTGTCTCATCCAGGAGTCAAAGG TCCACGAACCAGTTCGAATTGCCTACGACAGACCTCGGGGTCGTCCCATAGCCAAAAAGAAG aaACCCAAGGACCTGGAGTTTTCCCAGCAGAAACTGACAGACAAAAACGTGGGCTTCCAGATGCTGCAGAAGATGGGCTGGAAGGAAGGCCACGGCCTGGGCTCCCTCGGGAAGGGCATCCGAGAGCCCGTCAGCGT ggGGACTCTGTCAGAAGGAGAGGGCCTGGGAGCTGAAGGGCCTGAGCAGAAAGAAGACACCTTTGACGTCTTCCGCCAGCGCATGATGCAAATGTACAGACACAAGAGGGCCAGCAAATAG
- the Sugp2 gene encoding SURP and G-patch domain-containing protein 2 isoform X3, translated as MAARRMAQDSLDSVLQEKSKRYGDSEAVGEALHLKAQDLLRTGSRARADVYEDIHGDSRYSASGSGVYSLDLGREGLRGDMFVGPSFRSSNQSVGEDSYLRKECGRDLEPAHTDSRDQSFGHRNLGHFPSQDWKLALRGSWEHDLGHSVSQESSWSQEYGFGPSLLGDLASSRRMEKESRDYDLDHPGEVDSVSRSSGQVLARGRSLNVADQEGTLLGKGDTQGLLGAKGVGKLITLKSMNTKKIPVVSRITSKPQGTNQIQKATPSPDVTVGTSPMLDEIQFAALKIPLGLDLRTLGFPRRKIGFDAIDKADVFSRFGIEIIKWAGFHTVKDDLKFSQLFQTLFELETETCAKMLASFKCSLKPEHRDFCFFTIKFLKHSALKTPRVDNEFLNMLLDKGAVKTKNCFFEIIKPFDKYIMRLQDRLLKGVTPLLMACNAYELSVKMKTLTSPLDLAVALETTNSLCRKSLALLGQTFSLASSFRQEKILEAVGLQDIAPSPAYFPNFEDSTLFGREYIDHLKAWLMASGYPLHVKRAVPPEPREQKTTAQTWTASTLSQAVPQRADHRVVDTIDQLVMRVIQGRLSPRERTLLLQDPAYWFLSDESSLEYKYYKLKLAESQRLNHSWPIVERRPTPAQCAVRAMLYAQAVRSLKRRLLPWQRRRLLRSQGPRGLKAKKATTAQQTSLSSGTRQKHHGRLASGSLRVKPPPRDSSDAAQDCLPEPAKPCPQPSSPGALGPSPRPTTGDDSEALPASSRCPSTNSSCTTRAAQLSSSTGRRCWNCAHPSPSSPLLREGTQYRAPPPARRVRVSHVRGTLSRRLHWRTPRCCLRRTRKMRRARMRAERRPALSGHRQDLPSAQALRAVPPQTASQERGPGRTRPAPLAWHRPPLAVASPGRESAASR; from the exons ATGGCAGCAAGGCGGATGGCGCAGGACTCTTTGGACAGTGTATTACAGGAGAAATCTAAACGGTATGGGGATTCCGAGGCTGTTGGTGAAGCTCTTCATCTTAAAGCTCAAG ATCTCTTAAGGACAGGCTCAAGAGCCAGAGCAGATGTCTATGAGGACATTCATGGTGATAGCAGGTACTCAGCCAGTGGATCTGGAGTGTACTCACTAGACTTGGGAAGAGAGGGTCTGAGAGGTGACATGTTTGTGGGACCCTCCTTCAGATCTAGCAACCAATCGGTTGGCGAGGACAGCTATCTTCGCAAAGAATGTGGCCGGGATCTGGAACCAGCCCATACTGACTCCCGGGACCAGAGTTTTGGCCACCGGAATTTGGGACATTTTCCTTCTCAGGACTGGAAGCTTGCGCTCCGTGGTTCTTGGGAACACGACTTGGGCCATTCAGTTTCTCAAGAATCATCCTGGTCACAGGAATATGGTTTTGGTCCCTCATTGTTAGGAGACTTGGCCTCCTCCAGGCGGATGGAGAAGGAAAGTCGGGATTATGACCTGGACCATCCTGGGGAGGTGGACTCTGTGTCTAGAAGCAGCGGGCAAGTCCTGGCCAGAGGCCGGTCTCTAAACGTGGCTGACCAGGAAGGCACTCTACTAGGAAAGGGGGACACTCAGGGCCTGCTTGGAGCAAAGGGTGTTGGGAAGCTTATCACACTGAAAAGcatgaacacaaagaaaataccTGTTGTCAGTCGTATTACTTCTAAACCTCAGGGTACTAACCAAATCCAGAAAGCCACCCCAAGTCCTGATGTGACCGTTGGGACAAGTCCAATGCTGGATGAAATCCAGTTCGCTGCTCTGAAGATTCCCTTGGGGCTGGACCTTAGAACCCTCGGCTTCCCCAGAAGGAAGATAGGTTTTGATGCCATAGACAAGGCAGATGTGTTCTCACGGTTTGGCATAGAGATCATCAAGTGGGCAGGGTTCCACACTGTCAAGGATGACCTCAAGTTCTCCCAGCTCTTCCAGACTCTGTTTGAACTGGAAACCGAGACCTGTGCCAAGATGCTGGCCTCCTTCAAATGCTCCTTGAAGCCGGAGCATAGAGATTTCTGCTTTTTTACCATCAAGTTTCTAAAGCACTCTGCTCTGAAAACGCCCCGAGTTGATAATGAGTTTTTAAACATGCTTTTAGATAAAGGTGCTGTGAAGACCAAAAACTGCTTTTTTGAGATCATCAAGCCCTTCGACAAGTACATCATGCGGCTCCAGGACCGGCTGCTGAAGGGCGTTACGCCTTTACTCATGGCCTGTAATGCCTACGAGCTCAGTGTCAAGATGAAGACCCTCACTAGCCCACTGGACCTGGCTGTGGCCCTGGAGACCACCAACTCTCTTTGCAGGAAGTCCCTGGCACTCTTAGGCCAGACCTTCTCCTTGGCTTCTTCCTTCCGGCAGGAGAAGATCCTAGAGGCTGTGGGCCTCCAAGACATTGCCCCATCTCCGGCTTACTTCCCAAATTTTGAGGACTCCACTTTGTTCGGAAGGGAGTACATAGACCATCTGAAGGCCTGGCTCATGGCCAGCGGCTATCCCCTCCATGTCAAGAGGGCTGTGCCCCCAGAGCCCCGAGAGCAGAAAACCACAGCTCAGACCTGGACTGCAAGTACTCTGAGCCAAG CAGTTCCCCAGCGGGCGGACCACAGGGTGGTGGACACCATTGACCAGCTTGTCATGCGTGTCATCCAAGGAAGGCTGTCTCCCAGAGAGAGGACACTTCTCCTGCAGGACCCTGCTTACTG GTTTCTGTCTGATGAGAGCAGCCTGGAGTATAAGTACTACAAGCTGAAGTTGGCAGAGTCACAGCGACTGAACCACAGCTGGCCCATCGTGGAGCGGAGGCCAACGCCAGCACAGTGTGCAGTGCGTGCCATGCTCTATGCACAAGCTGTGCGAAGCCTCAAGCGCAGACTCCTCCCATGGCAGCGCAGGCGGCTGCTTCGTTCCCAGGGTCCTCGAGGCCTAAAGGCCAAgaaagccaccactgcccagcagacatCCCTGTCCTCAGGTACTCGGCAGAAACACCATGGCCGCCTGGCTTCTGGCTCCTTGAGGGTGAAGCCACCACCACGGGATTCCAGTGATGCTGCCCAGGACTGCCTACCAGAGCCTGCCAAACCCTGTCCTCAGCCCTCCAGCCCTGGAGCCTTGGGCCCATCTCCTCGGCCAACAACAGGGGATGACTCGGAAGCCCTGCCAGCCTCTTCTCGATGCCCCTCTACTAACA GTTCCTGCACGACCAGAGCAGCTCAGCTTTCAAGTTCTACCGGGAGAAGGTGCTGGAACTGTGCCCATCCATCTCCTTCCAGTCCACTGCTGAGGGAGGGGACTCAGTACAGAGCCCCACCTCCGGCAAGGAGGGTAAGGGTGAGCCACGTGAGGGGCACCCTGAGCAGGAGGCTGCACTGGAGGACCCCGAGGTGCTGCctgaggaggacgaggaagatGAGGAGAGCGAGGATGAGGGCGGAGAGGAGACCTGCACTCTCAGGCCACAGGCAGGACCTGCCAAGTGCCCAGGCTCTGAGGGCAGTTCCCCCACAGACAGCATCCCAGGAGAGGGGTCCAGGGAGGACCAGGCCGGCACCCCTGGCCTGGCACAGGCCTCCTCTGGCAGTTGCTTCCCCAGGAAGAGAATCAGCAGCAAGTCGCTGA
- the Sugp2 gene encoding SURP and G-patch domain-containing protein 2 isoform X2 codes for MAARRMAQDSLDSVLQEKSKRYGDSEAVGEALHLKAQDLLRTGSRARADVYEDIHGDSRYSASGSGVYSLDLGREGLRGDMFVGPSFRSSNQSVGEDSYLRKECGRDLEPAHTDSRDQSFGHRNLGHFPSQDWKLALRGSWEHDLGHSVSQESSWSQEYGFGPSLLGDLASSRRMEKESRDYDLDHPGEVDSVSRSSGQVLARGRSLNVADQEGTLLGKGDTQGLLGAKGVGKLITLKSMNTKKIPVVSRITSKPQGTNQIQKATPSPDVTVGTSPMLDEIQFAALKIPLGLDLRTLGFPRRKIGFDAIDKADVFSRFGIEIIKWAGFHTVKDDLKFSQLFQTLFELETETCAKMLASFKCSLKPEHRDFCFFTIKFLKHSALKTPRVDNEFLNMLLDKGAVKTKNCFFEIIKPFDKYIMRLQDRLLKGVTPLLMACNAYELSVKMKTLTSPLDLAVALETTNSLCRKSLALLGQTFSLASSFRQEKILEAVGLQDIAPSPAYFPNFEDSTLFGREYIDHLKAWLMASGYPLHVKRAVPPEPREQKTTAQTWTASTLSQVPQRADHRVVDTIDQLVMRVIQGRLSPRERTLLLQDPAYWFLSDESSLEYKYYKLKLAESQRLNHSWPIVERRPTPAQCAVRAMLYAQAVRSLKRRLLPWQRRRLLRSQGPRGLKAKKATTAQQTSLSSGTRQKHHGRLASGSLRVKPPPRDSSDAAQDCLPEPAKPCPQPSSPGALGPSPRPTTGDDSEALPASSRCPSTNMDAKTMETAEKLARFVAQVGPEIEQFSIENSTDNPDLWFLHDQSSSAFKFYREKVLELCPSISFQSTAEGGDSVQSPTSGKEGKGEPREGHPEQEAALEDPEVLPEEDEEDEESEDEGGEETCTLRPQAGPAKCPGSEGSSPTDSIPGEGSREDQAGTPGLAQASSGSCFPRKRISSKSLKVGMIPAPKRVCLIQESKVHEPVRIAYDRPRGRPIAKKKKPKDLEFSQQKLTDKNVGFQMLQKMGWKEGHGLGSLGKGIREPVSVGTLSEGEGLGAEGPEQKEDTFDVFRQRMMQMYRHKRASK; via the exons ATGGCAGCAAGGCGGATGGCGCAGGACTCTTTGGACAGTGTATTACAGGAGAAATCTAAACGGTATGGGGATTCCGAGGCTGTTGGTGAAGCTCTTCATCTTAAAGCTCAAG ATCTCTTAAGGACAGGCTCAAGAGCCAGAGCAGATGTCTATGAGGACATTCATGGTGATAGCAGGTACTCAGCCAGTGGATCTGGAGTGTACTCACTAGACTTGGGAAGAGAGGGTCTGAGAGGTGACATGTTTGTGGGACCCTCCTTCAGATCTAGCAACCAATCGGTTGGCGAGGACAGCTATCTTCGCAAAGAATGTGGCCGGGATCTGGAACCAGCCCATACTGACTCCCGGGACCAGAGTTTTGGCCACCGGAATTTGGGACATTTTCCTTCTCAGGACTGGAAGCTTGCGCTCCGTGGTTCTTGGGAACACGACTTGGGCCATTCAGTTTCTCAAGAATCATCCTGGTCACAGGAATATGGTTTTGGTCCCTCATTGTTAGGAGACTTGGCCTCCTCCAGGCGGATGGAGAAGGAAAGTCGGGATTATGACCTGGACCATCCTGGGGAGGTGGACTCTGTGTCTAGAAGCAGCGGGCAAGTCCTGGCCAGAGGCCGGTCTCTAAACGTGGCTGACCAGGAAGGCACTCTACTAGGAAAGGGGGACACTCAGGGCCTGCTTGGAGCAAAGGGTGTTGGGAAGCTTATCACACTGAAAAGcatgaacacaaagaaaataccTGTTGTCAGTCGTATTACTTCTAAACCTCAGGGTACTAACCAAATCCAGAAAGCCACCCCAAGTCCTGATGTGACCGTTGGGACAAGTCCAATGCTGGATGAAATCCAGTTCGCTGCTCTGAAGATTCCCTTGGGGCTGGACCTTAGAACCCTCGGCTTCCCCAGAAGGAAGATAGGTTTTGATGCCATAGACAAGGCAGATGTGTTCTCACGGTTTGGCATAGAGATCATCAAGTGGGCAGGGTTCCACACTGTCAAGGATGACCTCAAGTTCTCCCAGCTCTTCCAGACTCTGTTTGAACTGGAAACCGAGACCTGTGCCAAGATGCTGGCCTCCTTCAAATGCTCCTTGAAGCCGGAGCATAGAGATTTCTGCTTTTTTACCATCAAGTTTCTAAAGCACTCTGCTCTGAAAACGCCCCGAGTTGATAATGAGTTTTTAAACATGCTTTTAGATAAAGGTGCTGTGAAGACCAAAAACTGCTTTTTTGAGATCATCAAGCCCTTCGACAAGTACATCATGCGGCTCCAGGACCGGCTGCTGAAGGGCGTTACGCCTTTACTCATGGCCTGTAATGCCTACGAGCTCAGTGTCAAGATGAAGACCCTCACTAGCCCACTGGACCTGGCTGTGGCCCTGGAGACCACCAACTCTCTTTGCAGGAAGTCCCTGGCACTCTTAGGCCAGACCTTCTCCTTGGCTTCTTCCTTCCGGCAGGAGAAGATCCTAGAGGCTGTGGGCCTCCAAGACATTGCCCCATCTCCGGCTTACTTCCCAAATTTTGAGGACTCCACTTTGTTCGGAAGGGAGTACATAGACCATCTGAAGGCCTGGCTCATGGCCAGCGGCTATCCCCTCCATGTCAAGAGGGCTGTGCCCCCAGAGCCCCGAGAGCAGAAAACCACAGCTCAGACCTGGACTGCAAGTACTCTGAGCCAAG TTCCCCAGCGGGCGGACCACAGGGTGGTGGACACCATTGACCAGCTTGTCATGCGTGTCATCCAAGGAAGGCTGTCTCCCAGAGAGAGGACACTTCTCCTGCAGGACCCTGCTTACTG GTTTCTGTCTGATGAGAGCAGCCTGGAGTATAAGTACTACAAGCTGAAGTTGGCAGAGTCACAGCGACTGAACCACAGCTGGCCCATCGTGGAGCGGAGGCCAACGCCAGCACAGTGTGCAGTGCGTGCCATGCTCTATGCACAAGCTGTGCGAAGCCTCAAGCGCAGACTCCTCCCATGGCAGCGCAGGCGGCTGCTTCGTTCCCAGGGTCCTCGAGGCCTAAAGGCCAAgaaagccaccactgcccagcagacatCCCTGTCCTCAGGTACTCGGCAGAAACACCATGGCCGCCTGGCTTCTGGCTCCTTGAGGGTGAAGCCACCACCACGGGATTCCAGTGATGCTGCCCAGGACTGCCTACCAGAGCCTGCCAAACCCTGTCCTCAGCCCTCCAGCCCTGGAGCCTTGGGCCCATCTCCTCGGCCAACAACAGGGGATGACTCGGAAGCCCTGCCAGCCTCTTCTCGATGCCCCTCTACTAACA TGGATGCAAAGACCATGGAGACTGCTGAGAAGCTGGCCAGATTTGTGGCTCAGGTCGGCCCTGAGATCGAGCAGTTCAGCATAGAGAACAGCACTGACAACCCTGACCTGTG GTTCCTGCACGACCAGAGCAGCTCAGCTTTCAAGTTCTACCGGGAGAAGGTGCTGGAACTGTGCCCATCCATCTCCTTCCAGTCCACTGCTGAGGGAGGGGACTCAGTACAGAGCCCCACCTCCGGCAAGGAGGGTAAGGGTGAGCCACGTGAGGGGCACCCTGAGCAGGAGGCTGCACTGGAGGACCCCGAGGTGCTGCctgaggaggacgaggaagatGAGGAGAGCGAGGATGAGGGCGGAGAGGAGACCTGCACTCTCAGGCCACAGGCAGGACCTGCCAAGTGCCCAGGCTCTGAGGGCAGTTCCCCCACAGACAGCATCCCAGGAGAGGGGTCCAGGGAGGACCAGGCCGGCACCCCTGGCCTGGCACAGGCCTCCTCTGGCAGTTGCTTCCCCAGGAAGAGAATCAGCAGCAAGTCGCTGAAAGTTGGCATGATCCCTGCCCCAAAGAGGGTGTGTCTCATCCAGGAGTCAAAGG TCCACGAACCAGTTCGAATTGCCTACGACAGACCTCGGGGTCGTCCCATAGCCAAAAAGAAG aaACCCAAGGACCTGGAGTTTTCCCAGCAGAAACTGACAGACAAAAACGTGGGCTTCCAGATGCTGCAGAAGATGGGCTGGAAGGAAGGCCACGGCCTGGGCTCCCTCGGGAAGGGCATCCGAGAGCCCGTCAGCGT ggGGACTCTGTCAGAAGGAGAGGGCCTGGGAGCTGAAGGGCCTGAGCAGAAAGAAGACACCTTTGACGTCTTCCGCCAGCGCATGATGCAAATGTACAGACACAAGAGGGCCAGCAAATAG